ctgctcctgctcctgccccagcatgaTGGCCACCGCTGTCCCCACTTCTGCAGCCCCTCACAGGTCCAGGGCCTCCCACTGAGCCAAAACCCAGCGATGCTGGTGGCTGACCCCACCAGCTGGTGCAGATATGCTCGCTCACCATGATCCCCATGGGGACACGGAAGGTAACAAACTTGCCCCCACGTAGAATTGGTACTCTTTGAGCTTGGGCTTGAGGAGGAGGATCCCGTCCTGCGCCTTGGTGGTGCAGAAGAGGCTGTAGGGCTGGGTTAGGTCGGTGTAGGACCACAGGTGCACAGTGACGTTCTGCAGCGGCTGCTTGGGCTTTGCCCTCACCAGCACGTGGGAGTCATTGGTCTCTTGGGGAAACACGAACACTTTGTGCTCCAGGTCTGGGAGAGGTGAGAAAGAAGTGGCTGCTCCTGCCATGGCAAAGGCATCTGGCCAAATCCCCCAAGGGGAAacagggctgcagcctgccgGTGAGGAAGCCACCACCAACCTGGAGGTGGCCTCCAGCATCACACCCAGAGGTGGATTCCACCTCCAAGACCGGCCGCGTGTGGGCTGTGATACGGTGAGGATGAGCtgcaggaaggagggggagagtcCTTGTCCCCAGCCACCCCCTTGGCCCCTTCCCTAACATCTGTCCTTAGGTTGTAGGTGACCACGGCAGTGGGTCTTgttggaggaggggaagaggaggatgtTGCTGGGGCCTTTCTACAGGGAGTCATGaattccttccttctcccacaGGAACACCTTGGGGCTGAGCCAGCCGGGTGTCACTCAGGTAGGTGGACACCCTGGGGCGGCCATGTCATTGGGTGGGGGGACACAGAGGAACCATGGcgctccctcccagccccttctCCTCCCATTGCCTACGGGGCCAGAGATGCAGCAACTGCCTGTCCAatgctggtgctgtgccagaAGCTGCAGGAGGGTGGGGAGTGCCTTACCTGGGGTCCCTGTGACCTTGCAGAAGAGCATCAGCTGCTGGTAGAGAGTGGGTGCTGACAGGTGAGCCTGGATCTAGGCAGTCACTTTTTCTGCAGCACCCAGATGAGAGTGCCAGGCTGGACAGCGGGGTCTCCCTGTTCCCACCTCTGTGGCCTGGCTGTTCCAGGCTGTGGGAGCCCCacatccctgctgccacccctgACACAGCTGTGCGACATTCCTCGTGGTGCCTGGCATtgtgtccctgctgtcccccactGCTGCCCCGACTTAGGGTGCCCCTTTTAGCCCTTTTGCTACACTGCCATCGCACCTCCTCAGCCCACCCCTATGCACCCTGCTGCACCCCCAGCACACGGTGCTGTGCTCATTGCACCCCTCTGCAGAGTTCTGGGTGCCTTCTCCATCCATGGCTACTGCATGACGCCCAGGCCTCCTCCTTGCACCTCCTGTACCCCTCACTGCACCCACTGCACCCCTCTGCAGTGCTCAGGGTGCCCCGCTGCTCCCGACTGCCACCACCACCGCGTGTCCCCCTATGCCCACTGCGCCCATTGCTCCCCACTGTACCTTCTGCTCTCCCTGTGAGACCCAGAGCGGGTCACGGCACAACCCCCCTGCACCTACCTCACAGGGTAGCAAGGTCAGAAAGCACCACAAGGGCGAGGAGGCAGAGCCATGGCTGCCCCTTCGCACTGCTGAGCCTGGCCGCTGGCCCCTCTGTGGCGAGAGGGAACTGCAGAGCCACTGTGCTGCggccctggggctgcccagcctcTGTGCCGGTGTAAGCATGGCTATGCAATGGTGATGTTTCCCCGTGACCTTCGTCCCCAAG
Above is a window of Falco biarmicus isolate bFalBia1 chromosome 19, bFalBia1.pri, whole genome shotgun sequence DNA encoding:
- the LOC130141278 gene encoding LOW QUALITY PROTEIN: serum amyloid P-component-like (The sequence of the model RefSeq protein was modified relative to this genomic sequence to represent the inferred CDS: inserted 4 bases in 3 codons; deleted 2 bases in 1 codon) translates to MLFCKVTGTPDLEHKVFVFPQETNDSHVLVRAKPKQPLQNVTVHLWSYTDLTQPYSLFCTTKAQDGILLLKPKLKEYQFYVGASLLXFRVPMGIMVSEHICTSWGSATSIAGFWLSGRPWTCEGLQKXGTAVAIMLGQEQEQDAFRGSFDAQQPSMGEMQDVYTXNAGISHLRGDGAMQNGPSKTPIFGWRHFPCAVVGQVCPRPWHLVLGTALVPPRALAPAGWQALAEP